The DNA region TGTggtaaaatattcataataaaacaaattatttttgtgCTAATCTCTACTTTGGCATTCAGTAGGTCAGCATGCTGGCACAAAGAGACTAAATAGTTTTGTAGCCTCCACACATTcattgtctttttcttttcctgGAATCTGTAAAACAAAGCAGTCAATTTAAGCATGTTAGAATAATTCAAATGCACAGAacaatttttttgaaaatgaatacatGATTCATGAATTCACCTGATTGCACACAGCTTTTCCAGAGCGGACAAATGTGGCAAAGTGTTCACAATTAAAAGTGAGGAGTTTGTAAGTGAACTCCTTGTTCACTAAGCCATTTAGTCTTCCTCTGATTTCTTCTGGAGGTGAAGGTTGTAGATCGTGCTGGCTATTGCTTACTGAAACAATCGCTCCTTTAGGTACGTTTACTTCTGACAGAAGCTGACGCCGTATCTTAGTTTCTCCCAGCAGAAGATCACCACAAGCAGGGAAGATGGTCTGCAGAAATCCCCGAAATTTACTCATCACCTTACTTTCATCTGGAatgaaaaaagtcaaatttgaaAGACTAGCCTACTTATAAAgtgacacacacactctcagaaataaaggtgtgtgagctgtcactggggtggtactttttcaaaagatacaaatttgtgcctaaaaggtccatattaataccttaagggtaTATATTagaacctaaaaagtacaaaagtgttcttctttaaatttttaggtactattatatacttttgaggtaccaatacaGACCCTTTAAGTATAAATGtgttccttttgaaaaggtaccatcccagtgacagctcacacacctttttttttcctcagagtGTAATGATGC from Danio rerio strain Tuebingen ecotype United States chromosome 8, GRCz12tu, whole genome shotgun sequence includes:
- the si:ch211-229n2.6 gene encoding uncharacterized protein LOC561916, which produces MDYQEQVENVISSAQLGDLIEFAYPIGYSHWGVYEGDGYVVHFAVADESKVMSKFRGFLQTIFPACGDLLLGETKIRRQLLSEVNVPKGAIVSVSNSQHDLQPSPPEEIRGRLNGLVNKEFTYKLLTFNCEHFATFVRSGKAVCNQIPGKEKDNECVEATKLFSLFVPAC